The following coding sequences lie in one Vicinamibacteria bacterium genomic window:
- a CDS encoding type II toxin-antitoxin system PemK/MazF family toxin, whose protein sequence is MIERGQIWWADLREPRGSEPGYRHPVLVLQRDEVNRSRISTVVACRLTSNTVLSRAPGNTLLRRRRTGLPRDSVVNASSIATLNKSDLEELVGALPRDVMDDVDHGLRWFLDLE, encoded by the coding sequence GTGATCGAGCGAGGACAAATCTGGTGGGCGGATCTGCGGGAACCCCGCGGCTCGGAACCAGGCTATCGCCATCCGGTACTGGTCCTCCAGCGAGACGAGGTTAACCGAAGCCGAATCAGCACCGTTGTGGCGTGCCGGCTCACGAGCAATACCGTTCTATCGCGTGCTCCCGGCAATACTCTCCTTCGCCGCCGGCGCACCGGGCTTCCACGCGACTCCGTCGTCAACGCCTCTTCGATCGCAACGTTGAACAAGTCCGACCTGGAAGAGCTCGTCGGCGCTCTTCCCCGAGACGTCATGGACGACGTGGACCACGGACTGCGTTGGTTTCTCGATCTGGAATGA
- a CDS encoding dipeptidase gives MSKLLLTLTCALVASNGVASQSSSDRAREVHSRALVLDTHADTTQQMIFEAFDLGARASTGHVDIPRMREGGVDAVFFSIWMPGTLSGPDVVKRSLQQIDAVREQVRRHPDDLVLATAASEVREAQREGKIAALMGMEGGHMIDDDLAVLRMYRELGVRYLTLTHFQNNHWADASTEEPEHNGLTDFGKDVVRELNRLGVMVDISHVSDKTFYDALEVSRAPLMASHSSCRSLSDHPRNMSDDMIKALAAKGGVIQINYEITFLSQKAKDAKTAQGWDVTQIVEALSERCGDNLACEIREGERLDREAMERGELPQVSWTEIVDHIDHVVTLVGPEHVGLGSDFDGASMPLGMDDISNVPRLTGALLEKGYREEDIVKILGGNLLRVMEETERVAASMR, from the coding sequence ATGAGCAAGCTTCTCCTGACTCTAACCTGCGCGCTGGTGGCCTCGAATGGTGTAGCCTCTCAGAGCTCTTCGGATCGAGCTCGCGAAGTCCACTCACGGGCGCTCGTTCTCGATACGCACGCCGACACCACCCAGCAGATGATCTTCGAGGCCTTCGACCTCGGCGCGCGGGCTTCGACGGGCCACGTCGACATCCCGAGGATGCGTGAGGGCGGCGTCGACGCCGTGTTCTTCTCCATCTGGATGCCGGGGACGCTCTCCGGTCCCGACGTCGTGAAACGTTCGTTGCAGCAGATCGACGCCGTGCGGGAGCAGGTTCGCCGTCACCCGGACGACCTCGTGCTCGCGACCGCCGCTTCCGAGGTACGAGAGGCCCAGCGGGAAGGGAAGATCGCGGCGCTCATGGGAATGGAAGGCGGTCACATGATCGACGACGACCTTGCCGTGCTGCGCATGTACCGCGAGCTCGGAGTCCGCTATCTCACCCTCACCCATTTCCAGAACAACCACTGGGCGGACGCCTCGACCGAGGAGCCCGAGCACAACGGCCTCACCGATTTCGGCAAGGACGTCGTGCGCGAGCTCAACCGGCTCGGCGTCATGGTGGACATCTCCCACGTCTCGGACAAGACCTTCTACGACGCCCTCGAGGTCTCGAGAGCTCCGCTCATGGCGTCGCATTCTTCCTGCCGGAGCTTGAGCGACCATCCCCGCAACATGTCCGACGACATGATCAAAGCGCTCGCGGCCAAGGGCGGCGTCATTCAGATCAACTACGAGATCACGTTCCTCAGTCAGAAAGCGAAGGACGCCAAAACCGCCCAGGGTTGGGACGTCACGCAAATCGTGGAGGCTTTGAGCGAGCGCTGCGGCGACAATCTCGCCTGCGAGATCCGGGAAGGCGAGCGGCTCGACCGCGAAGCGATGGAGCGCGGCGAACTTCCCCAGGTCAGCTGGACCGAGATCGTCGATCACATCGACCATGTGGTGACGCTCGTGGGACCCGAGCACGTCGGGCTTGGGTCCGATTTCGACGGCGCCTCCATGCCGCTCGGAATGGACGACATCTCGAACGTCCCGAGGCTGACTGGCGCTCTCCTCGAAAAGGGCTATCGCGAAGAGGACATCGTGAAGATCCTGGGCGGGAACCTGCTCCGAGTGATGGAGGAGACGGAGCGAGTCGCCGCCTCGATGCGGTGA
- a CDS encoding ABC transporter permease, which yields MKARVLTKVAAQSILKNKMRTLLTMLGVIIGVGAVIVMVAIGEGAKRRIAEQVASLGTNMIVITPGEMRLSGVSQGGSTSNRLRLEDALVLEREATLLSAVSPVVVTRGQVIGGQGNWRTSTQGVSTEYPIIRNWSLESGVFFGENDVRTMRKSAVIGKTVADNLFPGQDPVGERIQIRSVPFQIVGVLSRKGQTPEGIDQDDVILAPYTTVQTRLSGRSWIPQILASTYSPQDVPDAQDEIRLILREAHELPPFSEDDFAIRNQSDIASAAESTTEVMTLLLSAIASISLLVGGIGIMNIMLVSVTERTREIGLRMAIGARGSDVLKQFLVESVVVSTLGGLIGVAVGYGSALLVGRIAGWSIAISPATTLLALVFAGAVGVFFGLYPARRAAALNPIEALRYE from the coding sequence ATGAAAGCCAGAGTGCTTACCAAGGTTGCGGCCCAGAGCATCCTCAAGAACAAGATGAGGACGCTCCTCACCATGCTGGGCGTCATCATCGGCGTGGGCGCGGTGATCGTCATGGTTGCGATCGGCGAGGGCGCGAAGAGGCGGATCGCCGAGCAGGTGGCGAGCCTCGGGACCAACATGATTGTGATCACTCCCGGTGAAATGAGGCTCTCCGGGGTGAGCCAGGGAGGCTCGACCTCGAACCGGCTCAGGCTCGAAGACGCCCTGGTCCTGGAGCGCGAGGCAACTCTTCTTTCAGCCGTTTCTCCCGTCGTGGTCACCCGGGGCCAGGTCATCGGGGGGCAGGGGAACTGGCGCACTTCGACCCAGGGGGTGTCGACGGAATATCCGATCATCCGCAACTGGTCGCTGGAATCGGGAGTGTTCTTCGGCGAGAACGACGTGCGCACGATGCGAAAGTCGGCCGTCATCGGCAAGACCGTGGCCGACAACCTCTTTCCCGGGCAGGATCCCGTGGGCGAGCGCATCCAGATCCGCAGCGTTCCCTTCCAGATCGTGGGGGTTCTGAGCCGCAAAGGACAGACACCCGAGGGAATCGATCAGGACGACGTGATCCTTGCGCCCTACACCACGGTGCAGACTCGGCTCTCCGGCAGAAGCTGGATTCCCCAGATCCTCGCGAGCACCTACTCGCCCCAGGACGTCCCCGATGCCCAGGACGAGATCCGGCTCATCCTTCGCGAAGCGCACGAGCTTCCCCCTTTCAGCGAGGACGACTTCGCGATACGCAACCAGAGCGACATCGCGAGCGCGGCGGAGAGCACCACCGAAGTGATGACGCTCCTTCTGTCGGCGATCGCCAGCATTTCGCTTCTCGTCGGCGGGATCGGGATCATGAACATCATGCTGGTCTCGGTCACCGAGAGGACCCGGGAGATCGGGCTCCGCATGGCGATCGGCGCCCGCGGGTCGGACGTGCTGAAGCAGTTCCTGGTGGAAAGCGTCGTCGTCAGCACTCTCGGAGGGCTCATCGGCGTCGCCGTCGGTTACGGGAGCGCCCTTCTCGTGGGACGCATCGCCGGTTGGAGCATCGCCATCTCACCGGCGACGACCCTCCTCGCCCTTGTTTTCGCCGGCGCCGTCGGCGTGTTCTTCGGTCTCTACCCCGCGCGTCGTGCGGCGGCCCTCAACCCCATCGAGGCCCTGCGATACGAGTGA
- a CDS encoding ABC transporter ATP-binding protein produces MPRDLVIRVERLTRVYGSGENRVVALGGIDLEVAPGEMIAIMGASGSGKSTLMNILGCLDYPTSGAYFLDGERVDELGKNDLADIRNQKIGFVFQGFNLLGRTSAVENVELPLLYDRTGRRLDTRALAERALERVGLADRMDHQPNELSGGQQQRVAIARALVTDPAILLADEPTGNLDTRTSIAIMNLLQRLNAEGMTVLMVTHEQEIASYAERIVELRDGRILRDQRVPARQAARVLSPLV; encoded by the coding sequence ATGCCGCGAGACCTCGTGATCCGAGTCGAAAGGCTCACCAGAGTCTATGGATCGGGAGAGAACCGGGTCGTGGCGCTCGGTGGCATCGACCTCGAAGTCGCGCCCGGCGAGATGATCGCCATCATGGGCGCCTCGGGCTCGGGGAAGTCGACTCTGATGAACATCCTCGGCTGTCTCGACTATCCCACGAGCGGCGCCTACTTCCTCGATGGCGAGCGGGTCGACGAGCTGGGGAAGAACGATCTCGCCGACATCCGGAATCAGAAAATAGGCTTCGTATTTCAGGGATTCAATCTCCTCGGGCGGACGTCGGCCGTCGAGAACGTGGAGCTTCCGCTTCTCTATGACCGCACGGGACGCCGCCTCGACACCCGCGCGCTCGCGGAACGGGCCCTCGAGCGGGTGGGGCTCGCCGACCGGATGGACCACCAGCCGAACGAGCTCTCGGGAGGACAGCAGCAGCGGGTCGCCATCGCTCGGGCTCTCGTCACCGATCCCGCCATCCTCCTCGCCGACGAGCCGACGGGGAACCTCGACACCCGGACCTCGATCGCCATCATGAATCTCCTTCAAAGGCTGAACGCCGAGGGCATGACCGTCCTTATGGTGACTCACGAGCAGGAAATCGCGAGCTACGCTGAGCGGATCGTGGAGCTGCGCGACGGACGGATTCTCCGCGACCAGCGCGTGCCCGCTCGGCAGGCGGCCCGGGTGCTCTCGCCATTGGTGTGA